Proteins encoded together in one Streptomyces sp. R21 window:
- a CDS encoding MbeB family mobilization protein: MNSLLTLAKDLEQKSKAQQQTTGEMLKAAFSEHEKSVRAELSESEKRISAAILDHDRKLSSAMSQRTKGMLRMISQTWLTIVLVSALLIASSAGILWWQGQQILDNYTTIQEQKSTQAMLSEKNNGVQLTTCGEERRRCVRVNPEAGRFGEDSSWMILAGK, translated from the coding sequence ATGAACAGTCTTTTAACGCTGGCGAAGGACTTAGAGCAGAAATCGAAAGCGCAGCAGCAGACTACCGGCGAGATGCTGAAAGCCGCATTCAGCGAGCACGAGAAGTCTGTCAGAGCGGAACTGAGCGAAAGCGAGAAGAGAATCAGCGCCGCCATCCTCGACCACGACCGGAAGCTGTCCTCAGCCATGAGCCAACGCACGAAAGGGATGCTGCGTATGATCAGCCAGACGTGGCTGACCATAGTCCTGGTCTCCGCGCTACTGATCGCCTCGAGCGCGGGCATTCTGTGGTGGCAGGGGCAACAGATACTCGACAACTACACGACCATCCAGGAACAGAAGAGCACGCAGGCCATGCTTTCAGAGAAGAACAACGGCGTCCAGCTCACGACCTGCGGGGAGGAGAGACGCCGCTGCGTGAGGGTGAACCCGGAAGCGGGAAGATTCGGAGAGGATTCGAGCTGGATGATACTGGCGGGGAAATAG